In Monodelphis domestica isolate mMonDom1 chromosome 3, mMonDom1.pri, whole genome shotgun sequence, the following proteins share a genomic window:
- the LOC100014300 gene encoding olfactory receptor 1361 — translation MEGGNQSRISEFILLGLSDQPEEERLLFLAFLFMYLITGLGNLLIILAIRTDSHLHTPMYFFLSNLSLVDICFTSTTIPKMLANHVSGNKMIPYSGCLTQVFFFIWFAGIDSFLLTAMAYDRYVAICAPLHYSTIMTPRICALLLAVSWFSAYVNALTHTVLLTRLSFCGHNEIPHFFCDLSPLLKLACSDTFINDLMVYTVGALPIITPFIGILISYTQIFMAVLRIPSAGGKRKAFSTCGSHLAVVSLFYGTLIGVYFSPTSTHTVQQDTAAAVMYTVVTPMLNPFIYSLRNKDMKQALKMLLTRKPGLTL, via the coding sequence ATGGAAGGAGGAAATCAGTCTAGAATCTCCGAGTTCATACTCCTGGGCCTTTCAGACCAGCCAGAAGAGGAGAGGCTCCTCTTCCTGGCATTCCTATTTATGTATCTGATCACAGGGCTGGGGAATCTGCTCATCATACTGGCCATTAGAACTGACTCTCACCTCCACACTCCTATGTACTTCTTCCTTAGCAACTTATCCCTGGTCGACATCTGCTTCACATCTACCACCATACCCAAAATGCTAGCAAATCATGTATCTGGGAATAAGATGATCCCCTACTCTGGGTGCCTGACACAAGTATTCTTCTTCATTTGGTTTGCTGGAATAGACAGTTTCCTCCTTACTGCCATGGCTTATGACCGCTACGTGGCAATCTGTGCCCCGTTACACTACAGCACAATCATGACTCCAAGGATCTGTGCCCTTCTACTTGCAGTATCATGGTTTTCAGCCTATGTTAATGCCCTAACACACACTGTCCTGCTGACCCGACTCTCGTTCTGTGGCCACAATGAAATCCCTCACTTCTTCTGTGACCTCAGTCCCCTGCTGAAGTTGGCCTGCTCAGATACCTTCATCAATGACTTGATGGTCTACACAGTGGGAGCATTGCCAATCATCACCCCATTCATAGGCATCCTGATCTCCTACACTCAAATTTTCATGGCTGTGCTGAGGATTCCTTCTGCAGGTGGGAAGCGGAAAGCTTTCTCTACTTGTGGTTCCCACCTTGCTGTGGTGTCTCTATTCTATGGAACACTTATTGGAGTGTACTTCAGTCCTACATCCACCCATACAGTCCAACAGGACACAGCAGCAGCTGTGATGTACACAGTGGTCACTCCTATGCTGAACCCTTTCATCTACAGTCTGAGGAATAAGGACATGAAACAAGCCCTGAAGATGCTCCTCACCAGGAAACCTGGCCTTACTCTTTGA